The Fulvivirga maritima genome segment TAAATGTAGCTTTTGATTATAAAGATACTGATATGCCTGAACTTCCTCGCTTTGGGGTTACCATGATATTGCCTCAGCAATATGATCAGGCAGAGTGGTACGGAAGAGGATCTCATGAAAACTACTGGGATAGAAAATCTTCTGCCATGGTAGGTAAATACAGCATGCCGGTAGCGGACCTTAAGTTTGATTACATCAGACCACAGGAAAATGGTTATAGAACTGATACCAGATGGTTAACATTAACTAATGATAGTGACAAAGGCCTTACTTTTGTAGGTAAGCCTGAGTTCGGATTTAGTGCACGTCATAACCTTACTTCAGACTATGATCCTGGCATGCACAAAAAACAAAGACATTATACTAATATAGAGCCTAAAGATCTGGTAGAGCTTAACATAGATTATGGCCAAACCGGAGTGGGAGGAGACGATAGTTGGGGCGCACGTACTTGGGACAAATACACTTTGGCTCCCAAATCATATAACTATGGCTTTGTGATAGAAGTGAAATAAGAGAGATGAAACAAACATAGTTAAAGCCTGTTGGGAAAATCCTGACAGGCTTTTTTTATAAGCCATTAAACCAGTTTTTGAAACTACTAACCTTATCACGGCTCACTACTATTTCTTTATCAAAAGTGATCCGTGGAGAAACCAACAGCCTGCTGTTAGAGTAAACTACTACATCTTCAATAGCATTGATGTTAATGATAAAAGAGCGGTTAGCCCGATAAAAAATTTGTGGATCAAGCATTTCTTCCAGCTCTTCCAGTTTATAATCAATAATAAATTTCCTTTCCTGATCGGTGATGAGGTAAACCGTGCGCCCCTCTGCGTAAAATAGCTCAATACTATCGGTAGTGATAGATTTTATATGCTCGCCTAGTTTTACCATAAAGCGAGTTTTATACTGGTCTTTATGAATATTTTGTAAGGCCTTATTAATATCGAAACTATTTTGAGAGAGGTTATTTCTTAAGTTTTCCAGCTTATTGAGCGCAGCCTCCAAGTCAGAGAAAATAATCGGTTTCAGTAAATAAGCGATGCTGTTTACCTGAAAAGCCTCTATGGCATACTCATCAAAAGCCGTGATGAAGATAATGGGCTTATCTACCTTTATGGATTCAAATATTTCAAAGCTTTTACCATCAGTAAGCTGAATATCCATAAAAATCAGGTCAATTTTACTTTGATGGTTTTGTAGCCATTGTATTGATTCCTGTACAGAAGTAAGTTTATCTATTATCTCAATCTCAGAATCATACCTTAAAAGGTATCTCTCAAGCTTTTCAGCCGCCGGTACTTCATCTTCAATAATCAATACTTTCATATACAGATTGTTTTTTCTCATCTAATATTTCAAGTATAGGTATTTTTATGTAATTCATATCATAAGCTTTCACCTGCACTACTGGTTTTTCACTATAAAAGCCGTAGGCATTCTGTACCTGTGAGAAAATGCTTTTGCGGTTAGCGGTGAGGATCAGTTTTTCATTGAGCTTGTGCTGTAAAATAAAATAGCCGTCAGCAGGTTCTATTTCAAGCTCTATGAGCATGGGTTTGAAAGTGTTGATAATATTATTTCGAATGATTGTTTCCACCAGACCCGGAAGTACGCCAGGCACCATGGGCATGGAGGCAGAAGAGGTAGATATATTGCTTTTGAAAGTAATGCAGCTGTTGTACTTGAAATTGAGCAAATGAACAATGTTGTTAGCCGCTCTCAGTTCATCATTAAGGGTGGAGAGTTCTTTTTTTCTGTGGCCCAAAATGTAGCGATATACCAGTGACAGCCTGTCTATATAATCTTCTGCTTCATCAGCATTTTTATGCACTAAAGTTATAAGGGTTTCTAGCGAATCATAAAGTAAGTCCGGGTTGACTTCATTTTGAAATTTTGCCAGTTCGGCCTCTATAGTTTCTGTAAGCAATTGTTCTTCTCTTATTTTGTCCTGATTTTGACGATGCAGAAAATCATTACTAAAGAATAGTAGATTATAAATTAGGCTGGTGGCAGCATAAATGCAATTAAATATAATGAGTTGTGTTTCCGCGATGCTGAATTTGATGATATATTCAAAATAAGCCGAAATACAAATAGATATAACAAGTATGCTGGCAGCTATTCCTAGCAAGGTCTGTGTCCAGATTCTTTGGCTGTTAATCTCAGGTGAATAAAACCGGTTAAGAAGCAGCACTATAATTCGTAGTGTTTCTGATAAAATGTAAGTGAGGCCAATACACACATATACTTCCTGACCAGTAAATATTTCAGAGATCTGACTTACGTTATTATTAATTAGCAGGATCATGAAATACACTACTATTCCATAAAAAGGAGGAATGAGTATCCTGAAGAGCGCATTATGAATGAATAGCTTTTTCATAGCTCAATATCTTTTAGTACAGGAAGCATTACGGTGAATTTAGATCCGTCAGTCACTTTTATGGAGGCAGGAGTAAACAGACTATATCGCTGTCTTATATTTTTTAGCCCTACTTTAAAGGAGTTGACATGGCTGGGGGCTACTGTTTTGGTATTGCAAATGCTAATATTAGTATTATCAATGGCGGAAATATATATGTAGAGCGGATTGTTTTTATTAATGATATTGTGCTTCACCGCATTTTCTACCAGCATTTGTAAAGTCAGTGGAGGTATGGCGCTGCCCATTATATTTTTCGGTAAGTTAATTTCCAGATGCAGATGGTTTTCAAATCGAACTTTGAGCAGGTAATTGTAAGATTTCACAAACTCCACTTCTTCATTAAGCGTTACAAATTGCCGTTTATTATTGTCTAAAATATACTGATAGGTGAGTGCTAATCGCCTGATAAAGTCTTCGGCTAAAGAGGCATCTTTAAAAATCAATGATGATATGGTGTTCAGGCTATTAAACAGATAGTGGGGGCTGAGCTGACTTTTAAGTGCTTCTAACTGTAGTTTTAGATGCTTTCTTTGCTCTTGCATATTGGTGAGCTGAGCTACCGCATATTGGTTGTAAGAGTACAGTGCAAAGTAAATCAGAGAATACAGAAGTACTGCTATCACAGTAATGATTAGTAGCTTGATAACAGGCTCCTGATGCTGAGACCAAAGCCACTCTACGGAAAAGCTTTCTTTAATAAAACCAATGTAGAGCCCGCCAATTACAGCTATTAAGCTTAGAGTAATGAGAATATTCACTAGTAGCCCCACTATAAAACGTGCCGGCAGGTTCTCTTTCCAGGAGATTAGTTTATTAAGCTTTATGTCAGAAAAATAGAGGCTGAAGCCAATACTTAGCGAAATAAGAATGCTGATAATTACGTGGGGGAAGTTCTGTAAAATTGAAGGTAAATAAGCCTCTTCACTATAAAAAAGATATAGGAAGTACAGTATACCTATACAGATACTTACAATTATACGGAGCCAGAATTTGCGCATAAACGCTGGAGTTATAATATGAGTTTTGCTGGCTATCACAGGGCCAATCTAATCAAAAGCAAGATTAAATTGAAACCCGGATAGCTATGTTGTTATTTATTTTGAGTTGTGTTTTCCGATGCTGCGTTAATCAATCGCTCTCATGGCTTTTCCATAATAAGTATCAGAATCAATAGATTTAGCCGCAGCTCTGTAGGCATCAAAAGCTTCATTGTCATTTAATTTCTTTACTGCAGGAGCCAGTGAAGAAAGCGCTTCTGATGAATAGTAACTAGAGTTAATATCGCCAGCTGTTTTTATGAGTAGTAATAATGACTTTTTGTTTAAATTTTGCTTCGATGCCGTTTTAATAACGCTGGAGGCGTAGTTAGATGATCCCAAATCACTGGTGGCTTTAGCTATTGCTTCCATAGTTTTGGTAGACAGATCCTGAGATTTGAGCATCTTGCTAAGCACATTTGATGCATAATAAGAAGAGGACATTTTGTTATCTATCAAAGAGACTATTTTCATGTTAGTGGCTTCGCTTTGGGGTTCATCCATTAGTTTTATGAATAAAGAGGCCATATAATAATCTGAACTCACATTGGCCATGGCATCAATTACTATATTGCGAGATTCATCGGAGATGTTAGACTTTTGAAGTGCCTTACTGAGCAGCTGTGTTTGATAATAATCGGAGTTAATATTTTTAGAAGAGTTAACTATGGCGGTTATCGATTCTTCATCCAGGTTATCATCTAGCAGTTCATCGAGCACAGTCATTTGATAATAATCAGAGCCTATGTTTTTGCTGGCATCCATGATTTTTAATACCGTGGTCGATGATTTTTGATTATCCTTCAAAGCCTCTTTTAGCACTACTGTAGAGTAATAATCACTACCTATATGTTTTACGGCATTAAAGTAAGCCTCTTCAGTAGTGGGCTTGATCAGATACACATGAGAGTTTTTTCTCAACACTTCAGAGAGGTAATAATCTGAACTGATATCAGCAGAGAGTGATTCAGCAATTTTTATTAGCTCATCATCTTTTAAGTTATCTTTTTCCAATAGTATGCGTGCGTAGATAGATTTTACGTAGTTACTTTCCATCTTATCTACTTCAGAGAGCACGGCATCTACCCCTCCTTTTTTATAAAATCTTTTAACCCTGCTTTCTGCACCTATACCAGTGGAGCGAATAACCTCAGGCAGTATTTCTGCCAGCCAATTTTTACCATCAGGAATAAAAGGCATCTCTTTTCTTCCTTCATAATATTCCTTTTTTAAACCATTAGAAGTGCTTTCAATCTGAATGGTTCGCTTACTACCAAAAGTGGTTTTGCTGATCTCCAAATATCCGCCGGGAGTTATGCTTTTCACATCGGCATCATCATCAGTAATGGTTATGGTGCCTTTGTATTCAATGTTGAAGCTGTTCCTGCCATTGGAGTGTTTGATTTTACTTACACCGTCACCATCATCAGAAATATCAATATGTGAATTGCTGGATATGACCGTGATTTGCGCCAGCCCCAGGTGAAAGGAGCAGCACAAAAGAAAAAGGATAGGCGCTATTTTGACCCGTTGGCCTATCCTTAAGAGTTTTTGACCTTTGTTCATAATTATTGAGTTTTTACTACAGCACAATAATCATTAATAAAAAGGCCTATTAATAATGAATAGTAGTCAATCGTATTGAAAATGTATTGAATCGTAATATGTATGACCTGTTTCTTAAAGCTATCCTACCGTTCATATAGTATATGTTTTGCATTGATCAGGTTCTATTAATACATTAGGTATCTTAACCAAAAACCGTTTAATAAATGAAGGAAGTGAATAGTACATTTTCGCGGAGGCATATGCTTGTGCTTCTGCTATTTTTTACTGTTTTGACTACCGCCGTGCATGGGCAGGATCTACCTGCGGTCACCAGCACTTATGTAATCAAAAACGTAAACATTATTCAGGGACCCGGCCGAAAAATAGAAATGGGATCTCTGGTCATTAAAGATGGAGTGATAACTG includes the following:
- a CDS encoding sensor histidine kinase, which encodes MRKFWLRIIVSICIGILYFLYLFYSEEAYLPSILQNFPHVIISILISLSIGFSLYFSDIKLNKLISWKENLPARFIVGLLVNILITLSLIAVIGGLYIGFIKESFSVEWLWSQHQEPVIKLLIITVIAVLLYSLIYFALYSYNQYAVAQLTNMQEQRKHLKLQLEALKSQLSPHYLFNSLNTISSLIFKDASLAEDFIRRLALTYQYILDNNKRQFVTLNEEVEFVKSYNYLLKVRFENHLHLEINLPKNIMGSAIPPLTLQMLVENAVKHNIINKNNPLYIYISAIDNTNISICNTKTVAPSHVNSFKVGLKNIRQRYSLFTPASIKVTDGSKFTVMLPVLKDIEL
- a CDS encoding LytR/AlgR family response regulator transcription factor encodes the protein MKVLIIEDEVPAAEKLERYLLRYDSEIEIIDKLTSVQESIQWLQNHQSKIDLIFMDIQLTDGKSFEIFESIKVDKPIIFITAFDEYAIEAFQVNSIAYLLKPIIFSDLEAALNKLENLRNNLSQNSFDINKALQNIHKDQYKTRFMVKLGEHIKSITTDSIELFYAEGRTVYLITDQERKFIIDYKLEELEEMLDPQIFYRANRSFIININAIEDVVVYSNSRLLVSPRITFDKEIVVSRDKVSSFKNWFNGL
- a CDS encoding histidine kinase translates to MKKLFIHNALFRILIPPFYGIVVYFMILLINNNVSQISEIFTGQEVYVCIGLTYILSETLRIIVLLLNRFYSPEINSQRIWTQTLLGIAASILVISICISAYFEYIIKFSIAETQLIIFNCIYAATSLIYNLLFFSNDFLHRQNQDKIREEQLLTETIEAELAKFQNEVNPDLLYDSLETLITLVHKNADEAEDYIDRLSLVYRYILGHRKKELSTLNDELRAANNIVHLLNFKYNSCITFKSNISTSSASMPMVPGVLPGLVETIIRNNIINTFKPMLIELEIEPADGYFILQHKLNEKLILTANRKSIFSQVQNAYGFYSEKPVVQVKAYDMNYIKIPILEILDEKKQSVYESIDY